A single region of the Flavobacteriales bacterium genome encodes:
- a CDS encoding deoxyribodipyrimidine photo-lyase: MNRPEVVVFWFRRDLRLKNNVGLNAALTSGFPVLPIFIFDENILGELPKDDARICFIHKQLQQINAELVTKKSSLLCLQGKPLEVWETLITQFNIKKVFVNRDFEPYALQRDKEVKKLFVKTEIHVEGFTDHLLVSPTEVLKNDGTPYTVFTPFSKKWKEVISHKTIEVFTKEGNFFEQNLELPSLKEIGFVSSNIKVEPANYEELHNYALHRDIPSKNSTSFLSPHLRFGTVSIRQIYEEVKEHEPFLNELIWREFFIHILYFFPESVSANFKPKYDGIPWRNNEEEFQKWCDGKTGFPMVDAGMRQLNQTGYMHNRVRMITAGFLCKHLLIDWRWGEAYFAKKLLDFELASNVGNWQWAAGTGCDAAPYFRVFNPSEQQRKFDQQEKYIRKWIPEFGTNLYPKPMVDHKFARERAIETYKNALNE; this comes from the coding sequence ATGAACAGACCTGAGGTTGTTGTTTTTTGGTTTAGAAGAGATTTACGGTTAAAAAACAATGTTGGATTAAATGCTGCATTAACGTCGGGTTTTCCGGTATTGCCCATTTTTATTTTTGATGAAAACATACTGGGAGAGCTTCCCAAAGATGACGCTCGTATATGTTTTATCCACAAGCAATTGCAACAAATAAATGCTGAATTGGTTACTAAAAAGTCTTCCTTATTGTGTTTGCAAGGAAAACCTTTAGAAGTTTGGGAAACACTCATTACCCAATTCAACATAAAAAAAGTGTTTGTAAACCGCGATTTTGAACCGTATGCATTACAGCGAGATAAGGAGGTAAAAAAACTTTTTGTTAAAACCGAAATTCATGTTGAAGGTTTTACCGACCACCTGTTGGTTTCGCCAACCGAGGTGCTAAAAAATGATGGAACACCCTATACTGTTTTTACACCTTTTTCAAAAAAATGGAAAGAAGTAATAAGCCACAAAACCATTGAAGTTTTTACAAAGGAGGGCAATTTTTTTGAGCAGAATTTAGAATTGCCAAGCCTAAAGGAAATTGGTTTTGTTTCTTCCAACATTAAGGTAGAACCGGCGAATTATGAAGAGTTACACAATTATGCGTTGCATAGAGATATACCTTCAAAAAATTCGACCAGTTTTTTGAGTCCTCATTTGCGATTCGGCACGGTTAGCATTCGTCAGATTTATGAAGAAGTAAAGGAGCATGAACCTTTTCTGAATGAGCTTATCTGGCGAGAATTTTTTATTCATATTCTCTATTTCTTTCCAGAAAGTGTTTCGGCCAATTTTAAACCAAAATATGATGGTATTCCATGGAGAAATAATGAGGAAGAGTTTCAAAAATGGTGTGACGGAAAAACGGGTTTCCCGATGGTAGATGCTGGCATGAGGCAGCTAAATCAGACAGGATATATGCACAATAGGGTAAGAATGATTACTGCAGGATTTTTATGCAAACACCTACTAATTGATTGGCGATGGGGCGAGGCTTATTTTGCCAAAAAACTGCTCGATTTTGAGTTAGCTTCAAATGTTGGTAATTGGCAATGGGCGGCTGGAACAGGATGCGATGCCGCACCTTATTTTAGAGTTTTTAACCCATCAGAACAGCAGCGAAAATTTGACCAGCAAGAAAAGTATATCAGAAAATGGATTCCTGAATTTGGCACCAATCTATACCCAAAACCAATGGTTGACCATAAATTTGCTCGAGAAAGAGCAATTGAGACATATAAAAATGCTTTAAACGAATGA
- a CDS encoding DUF393 domain-containing protein, whose translation MGGDNKYNNPETIVFFDGVCNLCNKTVDFIIRKDRKNQFVFAALQSKTAKKMLAENPKIHLDSPDSFVLLDNGQLFQKSTAAIKVLSKLGFPFSLFIIFLIFPAFIRNPIYAFIAKNRYKIWGKRETCRIPTEAERLLFLD comes from the coding sequence TTGGGCGGAGATAATAAATATAACAATCCTGAAACCATTGTTTTTTTTGATGGTGTATGCAATTTATGCAACAAAACTGTGGATTTTATTATTAGAAAAGATAGAAAAAACCAGTTTGTTTTTGCAGCTCTTCAATCAAAAACTGCCAAAAAAATGTTAGCAGAAAACCCCAAAATCCATCTTGATAGTCCTGACAGCTTTGTTTTGCTGGATAATGGCCAGTTGTTTCAAAAATCAACCGCAGCCATTAAAGTGCTTTCAAAACTTGGGTTTCCATTTTCGCTTTTTATCATTTTTTTAATATTCCCGGCATTTATCCGAAACCCTATTTACGCATTCATTGCCAAAAACCGTTATAAAATTTGGGGAAAAAGAGAAACCTGCCGAATACCTACGGAGGCTGAAAGGTTACTTTTTTTAGATTAG
- a CDS encoding serine hydroxymethyltransferase, translating to MDREIFDLINKELQRQQEGIELIASENFVSEDVLAAVGSILTNKYAEGLPNKRYYGGCEVVDQIEQIAIDRAKKLFGVEWANVQPHSGSQANGAVMLACLQPGDKLLGFDLSNGGHLTHGSPVNFSGKTYQAFHYGIDQSTGLVDMKSVEEIAHREKPKLIICGASSYSRDWDYKRFREIADEVGAVLMGDISHPAGLIATGLLSNPVDYCHILTTTTHKTLRGPRGGMIMVGKDFENKIGLKDKNGNLRGMAGLLDSAVFPGSQGGPLEHVIAGKAVAFGEAMKPAFKEYCQQVIANAQALARSFEARGYKIISGGTDNHLMLIDLRTKFENLTGKMAEDTLVSCHITINKNTVPQETRSPFVTSGMRIGAPAITSRGLKENDMEQIVEMIDRALSNADNSTVLSTVSNDVKALMGQFPLYSSHQKMAVS from the coding sequence ATGGATAGAGAAATTTTTGATTTAATTAATAAAGAATTACAACGCCAACAAGAAGGCATTGAGTTAATTGCGAGTGAAAACTTTGTTTCGGAAGATGTATTGGCTGCTGTCGGCAGTATTCTTACAAACAAATACGCAGAGGGGCTACCAAACAAGCGATATTATGGCGGATGTGAGGTGGTGGATCAGATAGAGCAAATTGCTATTGACAGAGCAAAAAAACTCTTTGGCGTGGAATGGGCAAATGTTCAACCGCACTCCGGCTCACAGGCAAATGGAGCCGTTATGCTGGCTTGTTTGCAACCGGGAGATAAATTGTTAGGCTTTGACTTATCGAACGGAGGTCATTTAACCCACGGTTCTCCGGTAAATTTTTCTGGGAAAACATATCAGGCATTTCATTACGGAATAGATCAAAGCACCGGATTAGTGGATATGAAAAGTGTAGAGGAAATTGCTCATAGAGAAAAACCGAAATTGATTATTTGTGGGGCTTCCAGCTATTCTCGAGATTGGGATTATAAGCGATTTAGAGAAATTGCCGATGAGGTTGGAGCTGTTTTAATGGGCGATATTTCGCACCCGGCCGGACTAATTGCTACAGGATTGCTTTCAAACCCTGTTGACTATTGCCATATCTTGACCACAACCACACACAAAACACTTCGTGGGCCAAGAGGGGGAATGATTATGGTTGGAAAGGATTTTGAAAATAAAATCGGTTTAAAGGACAAAAATGGAAATCTAAGAGGAATGGCTGGATTGCTTGACTCTGCAGTTTTTCCAGGAAGTCAGGGCGGCCCCTTAGAACATGTAATTGCCGGAAAGGCAGTTGCATTTGGAGAAGCAATGAAACCAGCATTTAAAGAATATTGTCAGCAAGTAATTGCCAATGCACAAGCCTTAGCTCGAAGTTTTGAGGCTCGAGGTTATAAAATTATTTCGGGTGGAACGGATAATCATTTAATGTTGATTGACTTGAGAACAAAGTTTGAGAATTTAACTGGCAAGATGGCTGAAGACACCTTGGTTTCTTGTCATATAACCATTAATAAAAACACTGTTCCTCAAGAAACACGCTCCCCCTTTGTGACTTCCGGTATGAGAATTGGTGCTCCTGCAATTACCTCCAGAGGACTCAAGGAAAACGACATGGAGCAAATTGTGGAAATGATTGACAGAGCTTTAAGCAACGCTGACAACAGCACGGTTCTATCCACGGTTTCCAACGATGTTAAAGCACTGATGGGACAATTTCCCTTGTATTCATCACATCAAAAGATGGCCGTGAGTTAG
- a CDS encoding TIGR01777 family protein, which produces MKKILITGGTGLLGKALIKKLLQRGYEVRVLTRTKRKDSPYQSYLWNLESGEFDITCLESVDAIIHLAGAGVIDQKWTKNYKQEILDSRVKSANMLFEAIKKSETKPEVFISTSGVGYYGAVSVKKTFEENDAAGNDFVATVCKQWEQAAIQFETLNIRTAIFRTGVVLSKDGGALLKMMKLARMKLLSNLGSGTQIIPWIGVNDWVNATIFSLENPQMKGIYNSVAANVTNQEMTKQINKCYNNRFLLPSVPKFMIRLLFGERANLILEGSKVSNNKLLQAGFEFENKELEEVIRNFTN; this is translated from the coding sequence ATGAAAAAAATTTTGATAACAGGCGGAACTGGACTATTAGGAAAAGCACTAATAAAAAAACTGCTCCAAAGAGGTTATGAGGTTCGAGTTTTGACAAGAACAAAACGGAAAGACAGTCCGTATCAATCGTATTTATGGAATTTAGAGAGCGGGGAATTTGATATAACCTGCCTCGAAAGTGTTGATGCAATAATTCACTTAGCCGGGGCAGGAGTGATTGACCAAAAATGGACAAAAAACTATAAACAGGAGATTTTGGATAGTAGAGTTAAATCAGCCAACATGCTTTTTGAGGCAATTAAAAAATCTGAAACCAAACCCGAGGTTTTCATTTCTACATCAGGAGTTGGATATTATGGGGCAGTATCTGTCAAAAAAACATTTGAGGAAAATGATGCAGCCGGAAACGACTTTGTGGCCACTGTTTGCAAACAATGGGAACAAGCGGCAATCCAGTTCGAAACGCTGAACATCCGCACCGCAATTTTTAGAACGGGCGTGGTGCTGAGCAAAGATGGGGGAGCTCTGTTAAAAATGATGAAGCTCGCACGAATGAAACTTTTGTCAAATCTTGGTTCGGGCACACAAATTATTCCATGGATTGGAGTAAACGATTGGGTAAATGCGACAATTTTCTCTCTCGAAAACCCCCAAATGAAGGGCATTTACAACAGTGTTGCGGCCAATGTAACAAACCAAGAAATGACAAAGCAAATCAACAAATGTTACAATAATCGATTTTTGCTGCCTTCCGTTCCAAAATTTATGATAAGGCTATTGTTTGGCGAAAGAGCCAATCTTATTCTAGAGGGTAGCAAAGTGTCGAACAATAAGTTGCTTCAAGCAGGATTTGAGTTTGAAAATAAGGAACTGGAAGAGGTAATAAGAAATTTTACGAATTGA
- a CDS encoding SulP family inorganic anion transporter, which produces MTEFNTGDIPKNGWSGFVQNWRHDLIAAISVALVALPLGLGISIASGDSVPPMAGVISAIIGGLFTTFIRGSHVGINGPGAGLIGVSLAGIAGLADKGLNNGFQYYLAAIVLAGLIQAAMGFFKLGKYGDLLPTSVVKGVLAAIGIIIIASQIHIALGVDFKGTAFESLTAIPQMLNRLNWPITSIAFVSLAILYIHPFFINKLRILHYIPAPMLVLLATIPMVYAFNMPVNHVINVFGSENLVGSQNLVRVENILDSIDFSGGFSFLPNFGKINQIDFWGTVIGVFLVSTIETIPSAKAIDKLDPYKRTTDLNKDLVGTGVSTILAGFLGGFPVITVIVRSSLNINHGAKTKWSNFFHGIILLAIVFFLIEPIQKVPLAALAGILIFTGLKLASPKMFSDTFKMGYEQFIILAVTLFSTVKFNLQTGLVTGILITLLIHLVKSHIPLNLFFKYIRNPQYIINLEEKGIVLKVKGISNFTNITNLSEELNVIGLGNNVIVDFSQARLVDHTVLEFLKEWGDKNENQGGEMDIVGLDSHITTSQNPLSLHVQPPKGSLFLSKRQHGLKDLAGEINCTFNPEEGWSKSRFKKFMLFQSRPIEFSKNSILGKFKNNIEWEVCDLTFDEGAFLAKEVHHTTAILIKLNNRDIPVFEIEKEGWLHRILDLAKKEEIIFENTQFTEKFSVKGSNEKEVKRFFSDEIIDFISQYNEYHIEGNNSGLLILKSFRFASPMEVKGLIAFAQSLTDIIQRNYKPILLSKPTDQ; this is translated from the coding sequence ATGACAGAATTTAACACAGGTGACATACCGAAAAACGGGTGGTCTGGTTTTGTTCAAAACTGGCGACACGATTTAATAGCTGCTATTAGCGTAGCTTTGGTTGCTCTGCCGTTAGGTTTGGGTATTTCTATTGCTTCAGGCGATTCTGTTCCTCCGATGGCGGGGGTTATATCTGCAATTATTGGGGGGCTGTTTACAACCTTTATTAGAGGAAGTCATGTTGGTATTAATGGCCCCGGAGCCGGACTTATAGGGGTTTCATTAGCAGGTATTGCCGGTTTGGCAGACAAAGGATTGAACAACGGTTTTCAGTATTATTTGGCAGCCATTGTCTTGGCCGGTTTGATTCAAGCCGCAATGGGTTTTTTTAAACTAGGTAAATATGGTGACCTATTGCCAACATCTGTGGTTAAAGGCGTTTTAGCGGCCATTGGCATCATTATCATTGCGAGCCAAATACATATTGCATTAGGAGTAGATTTTAAGGGAACGGCTTTTGAAAGTCTAACCGCTATTCCCCAAATGCTAAACCGATTGAACTGGCCAATTACCTCCATAGCCTTTGTTAGTCTTGCCATTCTCTATATTCACCCGTTTTTTATTAATAAGCTAAGAATCTTACATTACATACCGGCACCAATGCTTGTGCTATTGGCAACAATACCTATGGTTTATGCCTTCAATATGCCGGTAAACCATGTCATAAATGTTTTTGGAAGTGAAAATCTGGTGGGTTCGCAAAATTTGGTTCGGGTAGAAAATATTTTGGATAGTATAGACTTTTCTGGTGGTTTTTCCTTTTTGCCCAACTTTGGGAAAATAAACCAAATAGATTTTTGGGGAACGGTTATCGGTGTTTTTCTGGTTAGCACTATTGAAACCATACCGAGTGCAAAAGCCATCGACAAACTCGACCCTTACAAACGAACAACAGATTTAAACAAGGATTTGGTTGGTACAGGTGTGAGTACAATATTGGCGGGATTTTTAGGTGGATTTCCGGTCATTACCGTTATTGTTCGCAGCTCGTTAAACATAAATCATGGTGCCAAAACGAAATGGTCAAACTTTTTTCATGGCATTATTCTTTTGGCAATTGTTTTCTTTTTGATTGAACCCATTCAAAAAGTCCCTTTAGCCGCCCTTGCCGGAATTTTGATTTTTACAGGTTTGAAGTTGGCCTCTCCCAAAATGTTTTCTGATACATTTAAAATGGGTTACGAACAATTCATAATTCTGGCCGTTACGCTTTTCTCAACCGTAAAATTTAACCTTCAAACAGGGTTGGTGACAGGGATTTTAATTACACTCTTAATCCATTTGGTGAAATCTCACATTCCTCTAAACTTGTTTTTTAAGTATATTAGAAATCCGCAATACATAATCAATCTTGAAGAAAAAGGCATTGTTCTTAAAGTAAAAGGTATTAGTAATTTTACCAATATTACCAATCTGAGTGAAGAACTGAACGTAATTGGCCTCGGAAACAATGTTATTGTCGATTTTAGTCAAGCTCGGCTTGTTGATCATACAGTTCTAGAATTTTTGAAAGAGTGGGGAGATAAAAATGAAAACCAAGGAGGAGAAATGGATATTGTGGGGCTCGATTCGCACATTACAACTTCCCAAAACCCATTGAGCCTGCACGTTCAACCACCAAAAGGTTCATTGTTCTTGAGCAAAAGACAACATGGCTTAAAAGATTTGGCGGGTGAAATAAATTGTACTTTTAATCCGGAAGAAGGATGGAGCAAATCAAGGTTTAAAAAATTTATGCTTTTCCAATCAAGGCCGATAGAGTTTTCAAAGAATAGCATCTTAGGGAAGTTCAAAAATAATATTGAATGGGAGGTGTGCGATTTAACATTTGACGAAGGAGCATTTCTTGCCAAAGAAGTACATCACACGACGGCTATACTTATAAAGTTAAACAACCGCGATATTCCGGTATTCGAGATAGAAAAGGAAGGGTGGTTGCATCGTATTTTAGATCTTGCTAAAAAGGAGGAAATAATTTTTGAAAATACTCAGTTTACGGAAAAGTTCTCAGTAAAAGGGAGTAACGAAAAAGAGGTTAAACGTTTTTTTTCGGATGAAATAATTGATTTTATCTCACAATACAATGAATACCATATAGAAGGAAATAATTCGGGTTTGCTTATTTTGAAAAGCTTTCGATTTGCCAGTCCGATGGAGGTAAAAGGTCTTATAGCATTTGCACAATCCTTGACGGATATTATTCAGCGTAACTACAAACCTATTTTGCTTTCTAAACCTACTGACCAATAA
- a CDS encoding thiamine diphosphokinase — translation MSSHHFVKDKQEPALIIANGEECSNELLNQLLEWNPYVLVLDGALDRVLKKGIKVDAVLGDFDSISVNQLSVQAEQEIEWVYAESQHFTDLEKGLNFLVKNGHKAANIVWATGRRLDHSHNNLITLAKFSDKISLCMLDDFSRAFCLPKSYKKFYPEGSILSLLPITDVRGIQTSGLKYNLNKEDFILPHRTGSSNEVEQSGIVEIVFDDGILLLMECVD, via the coding sequence ATGTCGTCACACCATTTTGTAAAGGACAAACAAGAACCAGCGTTGATAATTGCCAATGGCGAGGAGTGCAGCAACGAGTTGCTCAACCAATTATTGGAGTGGAATCCGTATGTTTTGGTTTTGGACGGAGCGTTAGATAGAGTGCTAAAAAAGGGAATAAAGGTGGATGCCGTTTTGGGCGATTTTGACAGTATTAGTGTAAACCAATTAAGCGTTCAGGCGGAGCAGGAAATTGAGTGGGTGTATGCCGAGAGTCAGCATTTTACTGATTTAGAAAAAGGGTTAAATTTTCTTGTAAAAAATGGCCACAAAGCAGCCAATATAGTGTGGGCTACAGGCAGAAGGCTTGATCATTCGCACAACAACTTAATAACCCTTGCTAAGTTTTCAGACAAAATTTCGTTGTGTATGTTAGATGATTTTTCAAGAGCATTTTGTTTACCCAAATCATATAAAAAGTTTTATCCCGAAGGAAGTATTTTGTCATTATTACCTATTACTGATGTAAGAGGAATACAAACCTCAGGTTTAAAATACAATCTAAACAAAGAAGATTTTATATTGCCACACCGTACCGGGAGCAGCAATGAAGTGGAACAATCCGGAATAGTAGAAATTGTTTTTGATGATGGAATTTTGCTATTGATGGAGTGTGTGGACTAA
- a CDS encoding transketolase has protein sequence MSLVAEKQSISKAEFQQEVLNDYRIAFESRQASLLGRKEVLTGKAKFGIFGDGKEVAQVALAKVFEKGDFRAGYYRDQTFMFAKGMSSVKEFFAQLYAHTDVEAEPASAGRSMNGHFGTRLLNNDGSWKKQTEMFNSSSDISPTAGQMSRLVGLAWASKLYRRNPDLAQFSDFSVNGNEIAFGTIGNASTSEGHFWEAINAGGVLQVPMLVSIWDDAYGISVPAKYQTTKENLSSILKGFKTDKDGKGYDLYTVRGWDYPELIKTYAIAATKCRETHIPAIVHVTEVTQPQGHSTSGSHERYKTKERLDWEAKFDCLLQMREWIVQTGLATEQEMDELENNAIEQVKNQKQEAWDAFLNPLKNERDELVEVLNGFSNQDIVQMAKELKSNREPNRKDLGIAAIKIIRQTIGQKTEARQNLIEWYSKYKSDNYERYSSQLHSNSRWSALNVNEIPPAYSQDSEILNGYEILQKCFDYALERDPRVLAFGEDVGHIGDVNQGFAGLQEKYGKNRVMDTGIRENSIIGQAVGASIRGLRPIAEIQYLDYLIYAIQIMSDDIATLQYRTKGGQKNPVIIRTRGHRLEGIWHSGSPMAMIINAVRGMHVLVPRNMVKAAGFYNTLLQSDEPALVVECLNGYRLKEQVPENLASYTQPIGVVEILKEGYDVTLVTYGSCVRIAQEAIKQLEQHGISVELIDVQSLLPFDLSKDIVKSIEKTNRVVFLDEDVPGGTTAYMMQQVLEKQEGYKFLDSQPKTISSRPHRPAYGTDGDYFSKPNAEDIFITIYNLMHETNPSNYPELM, from the coding sequence ATGAGTTTAGTGGCCGAAAAACAATCAATCAGTAAAGCCGAGTTTCAACAAGAAGTTTTAAACGATTATAGAATTGCCTTTGAAAGCCGGCAGGCCAGTTTACTTGGCAGAAAAGAGGTGCTGACCGGAAAGGCCAAGTTTGGAATTTTTGGCGATGGCAAAGAGGTGGCTCAGGTAGCCCTGGCCAAGGTTTTTGAAAAAGGCGATTTTAGGGCAGGATACTACCGAGATCAAACTTTTATGTTTGCCAAAGGTATGAGTTCGGTTAAAGAGTTTTTTGCTCAGCTATACGCCCACACCGATGTAGAGGCCGAACCCGCAAGTGCAGGCCGAAGCATGAATGGCCATTTTGGAACGAGATTGTTAAACAACGATGGGAGTTGGAAAAAACAAACAGAAATGTTTAACTCTTCATCCGACATTAGCCCAACAGCGGGGCAAATGAGTCGATTGGTTGGTTTGGCTTGGGCATCAAAACTTTACAGAAGAAACCCTGATTTGGCTCAGTTTTCTGACTTTTCGGTGAATGGAAATGAAATTGCTTTTGGCACAATTGGAAATGCCAGCACCAGCGAAGGACACTTTTGGGAAGCCATAAATGCCGGAGGTGTTTTGCAAGTTCCGATGCTCGTTTCTATTTGGGATGATGCTTACGGAATTTCAGTGCCGGCCAAATATCAAACCACCAAAGAAAATCTTAGTTCTATTTTAAAAGGATTTAAGACCGACAAAGATGGGAAAGGTTATGATTTATATACAGTTAGAGGCTGGGACTATCCCGAACTTATTAAAACATACGCTATTGCTGCAACTAAATGTAGAGAAACGCATATTCCGGCCATAGTGCATGTTACAGAAGTTACCCAACCACAGGGGCATTCCACTTCCGGCTCGCATGAGCGGTATAAAACAAAAGAACGTCTTGACTGGGAAGCCAAGTTTGACTGTTTGCTCCAAATGCGAGAGTGGATAGTGCAAACTGGATTGGCCACCGAGCAAGAAATGGATGAACTGGAAAATAACGCCATAGAGCAAGTAAAAAATCAAAAACAAGAGGCGTGGGATGCTTTTTTGAATCCATTAAAAAATGAGCGAGATGAGCTGGTAGAAGTACTAAATGGTTTTTCAAACCAAGACATAGTGCAAATGGCAAAAGAGCTAAAATCAAATCGAGAACCGAACAGGAAGGATTTGGGAATAGCTGCAATTAAAATTATCCGACAAACCATTGGCCAAAAAACAGAGGCAAGACAAAATTTGATAGAGTGGTATTCAAAATACAAGTCGGACAATTATGAACGATACAGCAGCCAACTTCACAGCAATTCAAGGTGGAGTGCACTCAATGTAAATGAAATTCCACCGGCATATAGCCAAGATAGTGAGATACTCAATGGCTATGAGATTCTTCAAAAATGTTTTGATTATGCTTTAGAGCGAGACCCAAGAGTACTCGCTTTTGGAGAGGATGTTGGGCATATTGGTGACGTAAATCAAGGTTTTGCAGGATTACAAGAGAAATATGGCAAAAACCGTGTGATGGACACGGGAATACGTGAAAACTCCATAATTGGGCAGGCAGTTGGTGCATCAATTCGGGGTTTGCGACCCATTGCCGAAATTCAATATCTTGATTATTTAATCTATGCCATTCAAATAATGAGTGATGATATTGCTACATTGCAATACAGAACCAAAGGTGGTCAAAAAAATCCGGTAATCATTCGCACAAGAGGTCATCGTTTAGAGGGTATTTGGCATAGTGGTTCGCCTATGGCAATGATTATTAATGCCGTGCGGGGTATGCACGTTTTGGTGCCTCGAAACATGGTAAAAGCTGCCGGATTTTACAACACTTTGTTGCAGAGCGATGAGCCTGCATTGGTGGTTGAGTGTTTGAATGGATATAGGCTAAAAGAGCAAGTTCCGGAAAATTTGGCAAGCTACACTCAACCAATTGGGGTAGTTGAGATACTCAAAGAAGGTTACGATGTAACATTGGTTACCTATGGTTCGTGTGTTAGAATTGCTCAAGAGGCCATCAAGCAATTAGAGCAACACGGAATTTCGGTTGAACTAATTGATGTTCAATCCCTATTGCCCTTTGATTTGAGTAAAGACATTGTTAAGTCTATCGAAAAAACGAATCGAGTGGTGTTTTTGGATGAAGACGTGCCAGGAGGAACCACAGCCTATATGATGCAACAGGTGTTGGAAAAACAAGAAGGCTATAAATTTTTAGATTCTCAACCAAAAACCATCTCCTCAAGACCGCATAGGCCGGCTTATGGCACAGATGGCGATTACTTCTCAAAACCCAATGCCGAGGATATTTTTATTACCATTTATAATTTAATGCACGAAACCAATCCGTCTAATTATCCGGAATTGATGTAA